The Planococcus halocryophilus nucleotide sequence TTGCCTTATGTAACGTTTAATGCGATTACGTGCTACTGCGTTTCCAACTTTTTTACTGACAGAAAGTCCTACACGAAATTCAGGCTGCTCGCTTTTCAATACATACACGATAAACTGTCGATTCGCAAAAGATTTTCCTTTTTTAAAGATATGCTGGAACTCTTTGTTCTTCTTGATCCGTTGATCTTTGTT carries:
- the rnpA gene encoding ribonuclease P protein component — encoded protein: MNKDQRIKKNKEFQHIFKKGKSFANRQFIVYVLKSEQPEFRVGLSVSKKVGNAVARNRIKRYIRQTFLELKDDLLPNADYIIIARPQAATLDFHESKKSLEHVLKIARTLPRK